In Oncorhynchus clarkii lewisi isolate Uvic-CL-2024 chromosome 2, UVic_Ocla_1.0, whole genome shotgun sequence, one DNA window encodes the following:
- the LOC139423705 gene encoding frizzled-1-like, translating to MSVAVRNAFAMDYNRVLCIFLQVFLLISLGSIRVNGQYGDRGMSIPEHGFCQPISIPLCTDIAYNETIMPNLLGHTNQEEAGLEVHQFYPLVKVQCSPDLKFFLCSMYAPVCTVLEQALPPCRSLCERARQGCEALMNKFGFQWPVSLACESFPVHGAGELCVGQNMSGQNTPVNPTPDVTEPPHDTAIVKGQFKCPASLKVPTYLNYRFLGEDDCGAPCEPKKSNGMMYFSEEELKFARIWIVIWSVLCCASTLFTVLTYLVDMKRFSYPERPIIFLSGCYTMVSIAYIAGFLLEDKVVCNDRFDNDIRTVVQGTKKEGCTILFMMLYFFSMASSIWWVILALTWFLAAGMKWGHEAIEANSQYFHLAAWAVPAIKTITILAVGQVDGDVLSGVCFVGINSVDALRGFVLAPLFVYLFIGTSFLLAGFVSLFRIRTIMKHDGTKTEKLEKLMVRIGIFSVLYTVPATIVIACYFYEQAFREQWERTWISQTCKTYAVPCPAHPHPNMSPDFTVFMIKYLMTLIVGITSGFWIWSGKTLNSWKRFYTRLANNRQGETTV from the coding sequence ATGTCTGTGGCCGTGCGTAATGCTTTCGCGATGGATTACAACAGAGTACTGTGTATATTTTTGCAGGTGTTTTTATTGATCAGTTTAGGATCTATAAGGGTAAATGGACAGTATGGCGACCGGGGAATGTCTATTCCGGAGCACGGTTTTTGCCAGCCGATTTCTATTCCACTTTGTACAGACATCGCATACAACGAGACCATCATGCCAAATTTACTAGGACACACAAACCAGGAGGAAGCAGGGCTCGAGGTACACCAGTTTTACCCGCTTGTGAAAGTTCAGTGTTCTCCTGATCTAAAGTTTTTCCTCTGCTCCATGTATGCGCCTGTGTGCACTGTGCTTGAGCAGGCGCTTCCCCCGTGCAGGTCACTGTGCGAGAGGGCGAGACAGGGCTGCGAGGCGCTCATGAACAAATTCGGTTTTCAGTGGCCGGTCAGCCTCGCTTGCGAGTCTTTCCCGGTTCACGGAGCGGGCGAGCTGTGCGTCGGGCAGAATATGTCGGGTCAAAACACACCGGTCAACCCCACCCCTGATGTAACGGAGCCTCCGCACGATACTGCGATTGTAAAAGGACAGTTCAAGTGCCCGGCTTCTCTGAAAGTACCCACTTATTTGAATTACCGTTTTCTCGGTGAGGATGACTGTGGCGCACCGTGCGAGCCAAAGAAATCTAACGGAATGATGTACTTCAGCGAGGAAGAGTTAAAATTCGCCAGGATATGGATAGTAATCTGGTCCGTGTTATGTTGTGCATCCACGTTATTTACCGTTCTAACCTATCTGGTGGACATGAAGCGCTTCAGCTACCCTGAGCGTCCTATTATCTTCCTATCCGGTTGCTACACCATGGTGTCCATTGCCTACATAGCTGGATTTCTCCTTGAGGACAAGGTGGTTTGCAATGACAGGTTTGACAACGACATTAGGACTGTGGTGCAGGGTACCAAAAAGGAGGGTTGTACCATCCTCTTCATGATGTTGTATTTTTTCAGCATGGCCAGCTCCATCTGGTGGGTCATCCTGGCCCTCACCTGGTTCCTGGCAGCAGGGATGAAGTGGGGTCACGAAGCCATCGAGGCCAACTCGCAGTACTTCCACCTGGCGGCGTGGGCTGTGCCCGCCATTAAGACCATCACTATCCTGGCGGTGGGCCAGGTGGACGGGGATGTCCTTAGCGGCGTGTGCTTCGTGGGCATCAACAGTGTGGACGCTCTCCGAGGCTTCGTCCTAGCGCCGCTCTTTGTCTACCTCTTCATCGGCACCTCGTTCCTCCTGGCCGGCTTCGTGTCTCTGTTCCGGATCAGAACCATCATGAAGCACGACGGCACCAAGACGGAGAAGCTGGAGAAGCTGATGGTGAGGATAGGGATCTTCAGCGTGCTCTACACCGTCCCTGCCACCATCGTCATCGCCTGCTACTTCTACGAGCAGGCCTTCCGGGAGCAGTGGGAGAGGACGTGGATCAGCCAGACGTGTAAGACGTACGCCGTGCCCTGTCCGGCCCACCCACACCCCAACATGAGCCCCGACTTCACCGTCTTCATGATCAAGTACCTCATGACTCTGATCGTGGGGATAACGTCCGGGTTCTGGATCTGGTCTGGGAAGACCCTCAACTCCTGGAAGAGGTTTTATACGAGACTggctaacaacagacagggagagaccacagTGTGA